GATTAGTCAATCTAGAACTTAATGCAAGCTTTTTGTTAAATTTATAGCGGCCTACGTGTGCAAGATCGTATCTTTTTGGATCAAAAAACAGAGAATACAAAAGGCTTTTAGCACTGTCAACTGTAGGAGGCTCACCAGGCCTTAATCTCTTATATACTTCCAGCAAACCTTCTTCTTCAGATTTCGTGGTATCTTTATCAAGCGTGGCTTTTATCCTTTCATCTTCCCCAAAAAGCTCAAGAATCTGAGCATCTGTTCCATAGCCCAGAGCTCTTAAAAATACAGTAATTGGAACCTTCCTGGTCCTATCTATTCTTACGGAAAATATATCATTAGAATCTTCTTCATACTCCAGCCAAGCACCTCTATTTGGGATAACCGTTGCAAAGAATAGTTTCTTCCCTAATTTATCAAACTGTTGTTCGTAGTATACACCTGGCGACCTTACTAATTGGCTTACTATAACACGCTCTGCACCATTTATTATGAAAGTGCCTTTATCCGTCATTAAAGGAAAGTCACCCATAAAAACTTCGGATTCTTTGATTTCTCCCGTATCCCGATTAGTCAATCTTACTTTCACTTTCATAGGTGCAGCATATGTCGTATCTCTATCTTTGCACTCCTCTACAGAATATTTAGGATTGTCATCTAGCTTATAGTCAAGAAATTCCAAAGACAAATTGCCGGTAAAGCTCTCAATTGGAGAAATATCTCGGAAAACTTCCCTTAAACCTTCTTCAAGAAACCACTTATACGAATTTTTTTGCACCTCAATAAGATTAGGCATTTCCAAGACTTCCTCAATCCTTGCAAAGCTCATGCGATTCTTATAGCCGGCATCAACAGGATGTAACATCCACTTCACCCCTTATAAATTTAAAATAACCAAAAGAGAAAGCTTTTGGATAATATACAGAAAGACATAATTATTATTTACCAGAATACCAACAAATATTCTATTATTTACATGTGCATAAAAATTTTGTTGTCTCGTAGTTCATTTTATGTAATAAAATGACACTGTTAATGCAATATATAATATTACCACAATAGCAAAACCATGTCAACAAGAAAACATTCATTAGAAAGAAAAAAAGCATCCTTTTCGAATGCTTTTTTTCTCAAGTCTAATTTTATTTTAATTATTTTATTTCTACTTTTGCTCCAACTTCTTCGAATTTTGCCTTTATCTGATTTGCTTCATCCTTGCTTACGCCTTCTTTAATTGGCTTTGGAGCACCTTCAACAAGATCTTTTGCTTCTTTCAGGCCAAGATTTGTAACTTCTCTAACTACTTTTATTACTTTTATCTTTTCTGAACCTACATCTGACAATATAACATCAAATTCTGTCTTCTCTTCAGCAGGTGCTGCTGCTCCTCCTGCTGCAGGTGCTGCTGCTACAGCAACAGGTGCTGCTGCAGATACTCCAAATTCCTCTTCCAAAGCTTTAACTAAATCAGCTAATTCTAAAACTGTCATTCCTTTTATAGCCTCTAAAATTTCTTCCTTATTCATTACAAATACCTCCATTTAAAATTTTTTATTATGCTTCTTTTTTCTCTTTAACAGCATTTAACGCTATTACAAGACTTCTTAATGTACCAGATAATACATATACAAGATTGTTTATTGGAGCTTTCATGCTGCCAAGCGCTTTTGCGATGAGTTCTTCTTTTGATGGTAATTCTGACAATGCTTTTATTTCATCTGGACCCACTATTTTACCATCGACAATACCTGCTTTTAACTCTAAACTTTTATTGTTTTTTAAAAATTCAACTAGGATTTTTGCAGGTGTAACAGGATCATCGTATCCAAAAGATACTGATGTTGGTCCTTCTAAGTACTTCTTTAAGTCATCATAACCTAGCTCTTGCGCTGCACGCCACATCAAAGTATTCTTGTATACTTTGTACTCAGCATTAGCCTCTTTAAACTTTCTTCTTAAAGCAGTATCGTCCTCAACTGTCAAGCCACTGTAACTTGTAAATATGACGGATTGTGCTCTTTCCAGTTTATCTTTAAATTCACTAACAACTTTTTCCTTAGCTTCCCTCGCTGTACCCAAACTTACACCTCCCGTCTGTAATATTAAAAGGATCCCCCGTAGACATGAGGATCCTTCTTTGCTTTATTAAAAACCTCGGTAGGATTTACGTGTTGCCACACCTACTGTCTACGGTAAGTTTTCAATTTTACTTTAAGAGTATATCATTATTGTGTTGTTATGTCAACAGCTATCATAAAATTCTTTGTGGATTAACCTTGATTCCAGGCCCCATTGTTGAAGAAAGAACAACACTTCTTAAATATTGTCCTTTTGCGGCTGCAGGTTTAGATCTTATTATAGCATCCATTATCGTTTTGAAATTTTCAACTAATTTCTCTTGTCCAAATGAAACTTTCCCAATAGGTACATGGATTATTGAATTTTTATCTACCCTGTACTCAATTTTACCAGCTTTAACGTCTTTTACTGCTTTCTCAATATCAAATGTAACAGTACCAGCTTTTGGGTTTGGCATCAAACCTTTTGGTCCTAAAACTTTACCAAGTCTACCTACGACACCCATCATATCTGGTGTTGCTATAACAACATCGTAGTCAAACCAGTTTTCATTTTGAATCTTTGCAACAAGCTCTTCAGCTCCAACATACTCTGCACCAGCAGCTTCAGCTTCTTTTGCTTTATCGCCCTTAGCAAAAACCAAAACTCGAACTGTTTTTCCAGTTCCATGAGGCAATATTACTGTTCCTCTAACCTGTTGATCAGCATGCCTCGGATCTACGCCAAGCCTTACAGATAAATCAACAGTTTCGTCAAATTTAGCTTTAGCAGTTTTTAAAACTAAATCGATAGCCTCATTTGCATCATACAACCTTGTTTTGTCTATCAATTTCACACTGTCTAAATATTTTTTCCCATGTTTCATTTTATTACCTCCTTGTGGTAGGTATTATTAGCGGACATTCGTCCTCCCACCGTAATCCTCTATTGTTCTACTTCAATGCCCATGCTTCTAGCTGTACCAGCTATCATCCTCATAGCAGCTTCTATATCTGATGCATTCAAATCTTTCATCTTAAGTTCAGCTATTTCTCTGACTTTATCTTTTGTTATCTTTGCAACTTTTTGTTTATTTGGCTGCGGCGAACCACTTTCAATGCCAGCTGCTTTCTTTAGAAGCACTGCCGCAGGCGGCGTCTTTGTGATGAAAGAAAATGATCTATCAGCGTATATTGTAATAACTACAGGAATGATTAAACCAGCTTGTTTAGCAGTTCTTTCATTAAATTCTTTACAAAAGCCCATTATGTTGACACCATGTGGTCCAAGTGCTGTACCTACTGGTGGAGCTGGTGTTGCCTTTCCTGCAGGTAACTGTATCTTCACCACTGCAGCAACTTTTTTAGCCATATTTACACCTCCTAATTTATGTCATTTATTGGATTTTTTGAATCTGGACAAAGTCAAATTCGACTGGAGTCTCTCTTCCAAACATCGAAATCAAAACTTTAGCCTTTTGTCTGTCAAGGTAAATTTCTTCAACAACACCGATGAAATTTTCAAGTGGCCCAGCAATAACTCTAACACTATCGCCTACTTTTATATCTACTGACGTCTGTGCTTCTTTAATGCCTAAGCTTCTGACTTCCGCTTCAGTAAGTGGTACTGGCTTAGAACCAGGTCCAACGAAGCCAGTTACGCCTCTGGTATTCCTGACAACATACCATGATTCATCATTCATGACCATCTTCACAAGTACATATCCAGGAAATACCTTTCTGTCAACAGATTTCTTTTTACCGTCTTTAATCTCTACCACTTTTTCTGTCGGAACTACAATCTGATGTATTAAGTTTTGAAGGTTTCTATTTTCAACAGACTTTTCCAGATTCGCTTTAACTTTATTTTCATATCCGGAATAAGTATGAACTACATACCATTTAGCTGAGTTCGTTTCAGACATCTTCGATTTGGGGATTGACCCCATCCTCCTTTAACTTTTTATAATTAATTTCAGTAGATAGCTAAAGGCCGAGTCTGCAAGAAATATCAATAAAGTAAATGCTATTACAACGACTAGTACAACTTCAGTATATGTCAGCAAATCATTTCTTGTTGGCCACGTAACTTTTTTCATCTCGGCTTTTATTTCCCTAAAAAACTTCCCGACTTTTCTCCTTTCATCGGCAGCCATCGAATCACATCCCTTTATAACATGTATTTTACCTTGTCTCTTTATGCAATGTATGTTTTCTGCAGAATCTACAGTATTTCATAAGCTCTATCCTATCAGGATCATTTTTCTTATTTTTCGTAGTGTTATAGTTCCTTTGCTTACATTCCGTGCAAGCTAATGTGATCTTAACCCGCAACAATTCCACCTCCCGGAATTTAAAACTACTTTTAAAACTTTATCATAAATATTAATTTATGTCAATCTAATTAATTGTATAGACCCAAAAAAAGCCAGGTAAAATACCCAGCCCTTTTTTATGACAGAATCTTGGAAACAACACCGGCTCCTACTGTGTGTCCGCCTTCCCTTATAGCAAATTTTAATCCTTCTTCCATTGCTATCGGTGTTATTAATTCTATTGTCATCGTTACATGGTCTCCAGGCATTACCATCTCTACGCCCTCTGGTAATTCTATTACTCCTGTTACGTCTGTCGTCCTGAAGTAGAACTGTGGCCTGTATCCATTGAAGAATGGTGTATGTCTTCCACCTTCTTCTTTTGTTAACACGTATACTTGTCCTTCAAATTTCGTGTGCGGTTTTACTGAACCTGGTTTCGCTAATACTTGTCCTCTTTCTACTTCTTCTCTCGTTACTCCTCTTAACAGTACTCCTATGTTATCTCCTGCTTCTGCTTCGTCTAATGTCTTCCTGAACATCTCTAATCCTGTTACTACTGTCTTCTTGCTTTCATCTGATAAGCCTATTATCTCTACTTCGTCTCCTACTTTTAATTTGCCTCTCTCTACTCTTCCTGTTGCTACTGTTCCTCTTCCTGTTATCGTAAATACATCTTCTACTGGCATCAGGAACGGCTTATCTACATCTCTTTCTGGTGTCGGTATATAACTGTCTACTACATCCATTAATTCCCATATCTTCCCGCACCACTGACAGTCTCTTTGTCCGCATCCACATTCCATCGCTTTTAATGCTGATCCTACTACTATCGGTGTGTCGTCTCCTGGGAATTCATATTCGTTTAACAGTTCTCTTACTTCCATCTCTACTAGCTCTATTAATTCTTGGTCGTCTACCATGTCTGCTTTGTTTAGAAATACTACAATGTATGGTACTCCTACCTGCCTTGCTAAGAGTATGTGCTCTCTTGTCTGCGGCATTGGACCGTCTGCTGCTGATACTACTAGTATCGCTCCGTCCATCTGCGCTGCTCCTGTTATCATGTTCTTTACATAGTCTGCGTGTCCTGGACAGTCTACATGCGCATAGTGCCTTTTATCTGTCTCGTATTCTACGTGCATTGTGTTTATTGTGATTCCTCTTGCTTTCTCTTCTGGTGCTTTGTCTATTTCGTCATATGCTGTCGCTTGTGCCATTCCTTGTTTTGATAATACTATTGTTATCGCTGATGTTAACGTCGTTTTGCCATGGTCTACGTGCCCTATTGTTCCTATGTTTGCATGGGGTTTCTTTCTTTCAAATTTTTGCTTCGCCATTTCTTTTTCCTCCTACTTTAATAAACTCATCCACGCGTTTCTATTGTTTTAAATATAAAAAAATAAAATTGGAGCCCATGACCGGGATTGAACCGGTGACCTCCGCCTTACCAAGGCGACGCTCTACCAACTGAGCTACGTGGGCAATCATTATTTTGCATCGATTTTAAATTTTACTATAAAAGCTTTAAAATGTCAATAGTTAACTATTTCTCATCTCGAGATACCTTTCAAGTTTCCTCTTGACTCTCTGGAGGGCATTATCTATTGATTTTACATGTCTTCTAAGCTCAACAGCAATTTCTTGATACGATTTGCCATCAAGATAAGATATAAGCACTTCCCACTCAAGATCGCTTAACATTTCTCCAATCTTGTTTTCGATGTTAACGTATTCCTCTCGATTTATTATTAACTCTTCAGGATCAGATATACACTCGCTCGATACAACATCCATCAAAGTTCTATCAGATTCTTCTTCAAAGATAGGTTTATTCAGAGAAACATAAGAATTTAGAGGAATATGCTTCTGTCTTGTTGCAGTCTTAATAGCAGTTATCATCTGTCTTGTTATGCATAGTTCCGCAAACGCTTTAAATGAAGAAAGCTTATCACTTTTAAAATCACGAATAGCCTTATACAGACCAATCATACCTTCTTGCACAATATCTTCTTTGTCTGCGCCGACTAAAAAGTAGGAACGTGCTTTTGCTTTGACAAAAGAATAGTACTTATCAATGATAAATTCTAATGCTGCTTCATTGCCCTTCTGAGCTTCTTCTACGACATCGCCTTCATCCATTGATGAAAATACATTGTATAAATCTATTTGTGCCCCCGATTTCACAAAAATCGCCTCCGCTTATAGGCCAAGTTCACATAATAATTATACTTTTATTCAAGAATATAGTCAAGAATATTTTTTATCATTCAGCCATTTTCCGCAGTTTTTTTATAATTTCCTCAGAAAGCCTTGATTCAATACTATCCTTTTTATCATCTTTTGCATATAATTTCTTTTTGTTTTCCAAATAATCATTCAATTCTTCGTATAATTCCCTAGCTGACATTCTTATGGCCCCTTGAGCCAAAACAACTTGCTGTAAAACCCAGTCAGAAGTTACTACAACAACCTTATCCTTTTTAATTATATCTTTTATGATTCCTTCTATATAACTATCTGCAGATTCACCTTCTTTCGTATATACAACCTCAAGCCCGCTGTAGTATTCATGCTTTTGCTGGTTTCCTTTTACATACATTGCATCAAAAACCAATATTATGTTAAATCCTGTATACCCTCTAAAATTTAAAAGTATATCTATCAATTTCTGCCTGGCATCTTCAAGACTGCTTTTAGCTTCAAGCTTTAAATCTTGCCAATTGTTTATTATGTTATATCCATCTATTACCATATACATCAGATCACGCCTTACCCATCCTCTGTCTTACAATCTCATACATAAAAATAGAAGCCGCAACCGACGCATTTAAAGAATTTATATTTCCTCTCATGGGTATTTTCGCTATATAATCACAATTCTTTTTTGTAAGTTCAGACATTCCTTCTCCTTCGCTGCCTATTACAATTGCTACAGGCAAAGTATAATCGACATTTTGAAAATCGACGTCTGTATCTAAACTACTTCCAACAATCCAAACACCTTGCTTTTTAAGATTATGTATAGCATTGTTTATATTAGAAACTTTAGCTATTTTAATGTATTCGGTAGCACCTGCTGACGTTTTTACAACTGTACTATTGACAACAGCGGATCTTCTCTTTGGTATAATAATACCATGAGCAGAAAAAGCTTCTGCAGTCCTTATTATGGCACCCAGATTATGTGTATCAGTAATTCCATCTAATAGCAAAATAAAAGGCTTTTCACCTCTTTCATCTGCATATTCAAGTATGTCTTCAATTTCATAATACTTGTATAAGGAACATAAAGCTGCAATTCCTTGGTGATTGCCATAATTAGACAGTTTATCCAAAGTTCCATTATCTGTCGTAGAAACGATTATATTTTTATCCCTTGCTGCTTTTATAATCTTAGAGATATTACCCTTTGCATTTTTTGATACATATATTTTTTCAATTTCACGACCGCTATTAATAGCTTCCAAAACAGGATTTCTTCCGTATATTATATTTTCATTTTCCTTCATAATCTAACCCTCATTTATATTATATTTAATGCACAGTTAAGTATTTCATCTAGCCTATCGTATCTTCCTAAAAGATATAAATATCCTAATAGTGCCTCAAATGCAGTAGCCAGCCGGTACTCTTCAATACCAGCGTGCTTTGGAATAGTTGCACTTTTTACATTTCGCCCTCTCCTTATTATGTCCTTTTCTTCTTCGTCAAAAATATCATAAAGCTTTTTTAAAATTTCAGACTGAGATGATGCTTTAACATATTGTACACATTCTTTATGAATTTTATTTATAGGCCTATTCCCCTTAACAGCGATATTAGTTCTTATAAATAAATCATAAACACTATCGCCAATAAAAGCCATTATAAGTGGAGATAAGCTCATAACCTCTTGTTTTGAAAGTATTTTATTGTTTTTTATAAACTTATCCATTAAATCCTCTTCCACCTTACTCCACTAGGAGTATCTTCTAACGCTATCCCTTGTTTTTTAAGCTCATCTCTTATTTTATCAGCTTCTGCCCAATTTTTCGCCTTTCTAGCTTCCTCTCGCTTTTCTATCAATTTCTTTATTTCATCATCAATCAATTCACGATTTTTATATGATATACCAAGTACAGAAGACAGTTTTAAAAATATATCTAATATATATTCTATCAATTCTTTAGGAGAATTTCCATCAATATTTGTATTAATATCCCTCACCATCTCGAAGATGACCGAAATAGCATCGGCAGTATTAAAATCGTCGTCCATTGCTTCTTCGAACCTTCTTTTATATTCATCATATTTCTCTTTATATGCTTTTTCCTCATCACTTAACTTCCTATTTAAAGCAACATCTAAAAGATGTCTAAGATTGTCAACTGTATTGCTTAACCTTAAAAATCCATTTTTTGACTGTTCCAGAAGGTCATGACTGAAATTTATAGGATTTCTGTAATGTGATGTCAACATGAAAAATCTCAATACTTCTGGATCATATTGGCTTGTTATATCCCTTACAGTAAAAAAGTTATTTTTTGATTTTGACATTTTTTCGTTATTGATATTTAGATATCCAATATGCATCCAGAATCTTGCAAATTCCGCATCATTAGCAGCTTCACTTTGTGCTATCTCATTTTCATGATGCGGAAATATCAAATCAGGACCTCCTGCATGTATATCTAGTGTTTTCCCTAGATATTTTGTTGACATTGTAGAGCATTCAATGTGCCAGCCAGGTCTTCCTTTTCCCCATGGACTATCCCAGGAAGGTT
The nucleotide sequence above comes from Thermoanaerobacterium sp. CMT5567-10. Encoded proteins:
- the rlmB gene encoding 23S rRNA (guanosine(2251)-2'-O)-methyltransferase RlmB translates to MKENENIIYGRNPVLEAINSGREIEKIYVSKNAKGNISKIIKAARDKNIIVSTTDNGTLDKLSNYGNHQGIAALCSLYKYYEIEDILEYADERGEKPFILLLDGITDTHNLGAIIRTAEAFSAHGIIIPKRRSAVVNSTVVKTSAGATEYIKIAKVSNINNAIHNLKKQGVWIVGSSLDTDVDFQNVDYTLPVAIVIGSEGEGMSELTKKNCDYIAKIPMRGNINSLNASVAASIFMYEIVRQRMGKA
- the sigH gene encoding RNA polymerase sporulation sigma factor SigH, whose product is MKSGAQIDLYNVFSSMDEGDVVEEAQKGNEAALEFIIDKYYSFVKAKARSYFLVGADKEDIVQEGMIGLYKAIRDFKSDKLSSFKAFAELCITRQMITAIKTATRQKHIPLNSYVSLNKPIFEEESDRTLMDVVSSECISDPEELIINREEYVNIENKIGEMLSDLEWEVLISYLDGKSYQEIAVELRRHVKSIDNALQRVKRKLERYLEMRNS
- the nusG gene encoding transcription termination/antitermination protein NusG — its product is MSETNSAKWYVVHTYSGYENKVKANLEKSVENRNLQNLIHQIVVPTEKVVEIKDGKKKSVDRKVFPGYVLVKMVMNDESWYVVRNTRGVTGFVGPGSKPVPLTEAEVRSLGIKEAQTSVDIKVGDSVRVIAGPLENFIGVVEEIYLDRQKAKVLISMFGRETPVEFDFVQIQKIQ
- the rplJ gene encoding 50S ribosomal protein L10 yields the protein MGTAREAKEKVVSEFKDKLERAQSVIFTSYSGLTVEDDTALRRKFKEANAEYKVYKNTLMWRAAQELGYDDLKKYLEGPTSVSFGYDDPVTPAKILVEFLKNNKSLELKAGIVDGKIVGPDEIKALSELPSKEELIAKALGSMKAPINNLVYVLSGTLRSLVIALNAVKEKKEA
- a CDS encoding Mini-ribonuclease 3; its protein translation is MDKFIKNNKILSKQEVMSLSPLIMAFIGDSVYDLFIRTNIAVKGNRPINKIHKECVQYVKASSQSEILKKLYDIFDEEEKDIIRRGRNVKSATIPKHAGIEEYRLATAFEALLGYLYLLGRYDRLDEILNCALNII
- the rplL gene encoding 50S ribosomal protein L7/L12; the protein is MNKEEILEAIKGMTVLELADLVKALEEEFGVSAAAPVAVAAAPAAGGAAAPAEEKTEFDVILSDVGSEKIKVIKVVREVTNLGLKEAKDLVEGAPKPIKEGVSKDEANQIKAKFEEVGAKVEIK
- the rplK gene encoding 50S ribosomal protein L11, translated to MAKKVAAVVKIQLPAGKATPAPPVGTALGPHGVNIMGFCKEFNERTAKQAGLIIPVVITIYADRSFSFITKTPPAAVLLKKAAGIESGSPQPNKQKVAKITKDKVREIAELKMKDLNASDIEAAMRMIAGTARSMGIEVEQ
- the rpmG gene encoding 50S ribosomal protein L33, encoding MRVKITLACTECKQRNYNTTKNKKNDPDRIELMKYCRFCRKHTLHKETR
- the secE gene encoding preprotein translocase subunit SecE, with protein sequence MAADERRKVGKFFREIKAEMKKVTWPTRNDLLTYTEVVLVVVIAFTLLIFLADSAFSYLLKLIIKS
- the tuf gene encoding elongation factor Tu, which encodes MAKQKFERKKPHANIGTIGHVDHGKTTLTSAITIVLSKQGMAQATAYDEIDKAPEEKARGITINTMHVEYETDKRHYAHVDCPGHADYVKNMITGAAQMDGAILVVSAADGPMPQTREHILLARQVGVPYIVVFLNKADMVDDQELIELVEMEVRELLNEYEFPGDDTPIVVGSALKAMECGCGQRDCQWCGKIWELMDVVDSYIPTPERDVDKPFLMPVEDVFTITGRGTVATGRVERGKLKVGDEVEIIGLSDESKKTVVTGLEMFRKTLDEAEAGDNIGVLLRGVTREEVERGQVLAKPGSVKPHTKFEGQVYVLTKEEGGRHTPFFNGYRPQFYFRTTDVTGVIELPEGVEMVMPGDHVTMTIELITPIAMEEGLKFAIREGGHTVGAGVVSKILS
- the rplA gene encoding 50S ribosomal protein L1, whose amino-acid sequence is MKHGKKYLDSVKLIDKTRLYDANEAIDLVLKTAKAKFDETVDLSVRLGVDPRHADQQVRGTVILPHGTGKTVRVLVFAKGDKAKEAEAAGAEYVGAEELVAKIQNENWFDYDVVIATPDMMGVVGRLGKVLGPKGLMPNPKAGTVTFDIEKAVKDVKAGKIEYRVDKNSIIHVPIGKVSFGQEKLVENFKTIMDAIIRSKPAAAKGQYLRSVVLSSTMGPGIKVNPQRIL
- the cysS gene encoding cysteine--tRNA ligase, producing the protein MKIYNTLTRKKEEFVPLNDNIVNMYVCGPTVYNFIHIGNARAFIVFDTVRRYLEYKGYKVNYVQNFTDIDDKLIKRSHEENTTVKELADRYIKEYFKDADSLGIKRATVHPRATENINDIINFVKKLIDKGFAYVLNGDVYYDTTKFKEYGKLSHKNIDELKVGARIEVNEDKKNPTDFVLWKAAKEGEPSWDSPWGKGRPGWHIECSTMSTKYLGKTLDIHAGGPDLIFPHHENEIAQSEAANDAEFARFWMHIGYLNINNEKMSKSKNNFFTVRDITSQYDPEVLRFFMLTSHYRNPINFSHDLLEQSKNGFLRLSNTVDNLRHLLDVALNRKLSDEEKAYKEKYDEYKRRFEEAMDDDFNTADAISVIFEMVRDINTNIDGNSPKELIEYILDIFLKLSSVLGISYKNRELIDDEIKKLIEKREEARKAKNWAEADKIRDELKKQGIALEDTPSGVRWKRI
- a CDS encoding NYN domain-containing protein; amino-acid sequence: MYMVIDGYNIINNWQDLKLEAKSSLEDARQKLIDILLNFRGYTGFNIILVFDAMYVKGNQQKHEYYSGLEVVYTKEGESADSYIEGIIKDIIKKDKVVVVTSDWVLQQVVLAQGAIRMSARELYEELNDYLENKKKLYAKDDKKDSIESRLSEEIIKKLRKMAE